The segment CTGGATCCCCCAAATCTGAATTATAATCAACTGTCACCCAATCTCTACCGTTTGGATGTTCCACGATGTAGGCCGGATCTCTTCCATAAGTTGCGCGAAATTCTCCCTCTGTATCCCAGGTTTCAATCTGAGCCCGGTAAGACTGCGTGCCAGGGACCGCTTCAATAAAATGAATTAAGGCATGCGGCCAGCCGTAAGTGTCAGAAATTGTTTTGTATTTCGCTGGATATTTCATTTCAATTGCCCATGGAACATCTCTATATATTTTCCAACCAGTGGTCGGGTCCGCGGCCGCGTTAACGTTTTCAGCCGACACCTCTTCGTTGACATTTGCCGACGGCACGTTCGTTGCCTCTTCCCTTTCAGCCGGAAACCAAGCGCACCCCGCCCCGAGAAGAGTCATTGTCGCCAAAATTGAAACTCCCAAAATAAATTTTTTCATAATTTTATTATTTAATTACTAATTATTTTGTTAGCGCGTTTGTAATCCACCCGACCACCCATAAAACCAGAGCTCCCAAAAACGCGGCGGCGAAATTTCTAACATCAAAACCTTTAACGATTGAAGCGACAAACCATAACATCAACGCATTAATTACTAACGTAAAAAGTCCGAGGGTTAGAATATTTACCGGCAAGGTCAAAAGGATCAAGAGGGGCCTGATTACGGCATTGACAAGACCCAAAATGAGCGCCGCAATAAGGGCTGAATAAAAATTTTTCACGGAAATGCCCGGTACAATGTAGGTTAAAAGCATAATCGCCACGGCATAAATTAACCAACGAATAATAATGCCCATTCCCATAAATTTGTGATTTATTTATTAACTCCTTTTTAATTTTACCGCTATTGACTTTTGGCGTCAATAAATAAAAAATAGAGACAGATGAAATTTTTTCCGAATAAGCCCGTTTTAAGATAAAAGGAACCATATGGATTACGAATTAGAGCGACAATTAATCAAAAAAGCCAAGGAAAACGCTGCCGCTTTTGAGGAGCTATACAACCATTATCTCCCCAAAATCTACGGTTTTCTCCTAAATCGCACCGGCCAGAAAGAACTGGCCGAAGATTTGACGTCCGAAGTTTTTGCCAAAGCCCTGGCTAATATTTCTAAATTTAACGACCGAGGCGTTCCTTTTGCCGCCTGGCTTTTTAGAATTGCGCGAAATACTTTAATTGACTGGAGCCGCAAAAAGAAAGAGATTCTAACAGATGCCGTAGAAATATACGAACCAAAACCTGACCGCGCGGAAGTGGGAGCTGTATCCGGACTTATACAAGATGAAAAAAAAGTACTCCTCAGAAAAACCATGGGAAACCTTCCCGAAAAATACCAGACGGTTTTATCTTTAAAATTTTTTGAAGAGTTAAGTAATGACGAGATCGCGGATATCGTCGGTTGTCAAAAAAATGCCGTAGCTGTAAGAGTTCACCGCGCGCTTCGTTTAATGAAAAAACATCTGATCGGCAATCCTGAATTTTTAGAAATCAATTTTTAACAAACATGTTTCAATTTTTAAATAGAAAATCAAAAAAATTGATCACGGCCTGGGAAGAAAAAAAACCAGCCGAGCTTAATGCTGAAGAAAAAATGCTCTACGCCCTGGCAGAGAAAATCCAAAATGCGCGGCTCGCGCGGCCAGGAGAAATTTTTGTTTCCGAAACGGAAAAAAATCGCATCAGGGAAAATTTTTATCATAAATATTTTAATCTTGTCGGTTCCAAGGCAACTGCTCAAAATCTAATAAAGGAGCAGGCCAGAACCCAAGACGGAAGAAAGGAAAAACTTATGACTCTGCCCTTTAATTTAAAGCGAGCCACTCTCGCGTGGGCTGGTGCGGCCGTAGTAGTGGTCGCCTTGGCGCTCGGAATTTATTTCACTCGCGGCCCGGCCGGAACGGGTGGAATTTTTAACGGAGCTCTCGCGGCACATTTATCGATCGCTGACGGACAAGTTGAAACCTGGAATGGCAGTGACTGGCAAGAGGTTGCTGTCGGGGCCACCTTATCCGGTCAGTCGCAGCTTAGAACGGGTGAAAACAGCAAGGCAGTTTTAGAATTTGATGAAGGCAGCGCCCTACGGCTCGACGAAAACACTCACGTAATTTTAGAAGAAGTCAATAATAAAAATATTTCTGTCGCGCAAGTGGTCGGCGAAACTTATAGCCGCGTTAATAAAACTTCAGGCTTAACTTATAAAGTAAAATCCGGCGGCGCGGAAACAACGGCGCTTGGCACGGCTTTCGGCGTAGCCACGGAAAAATCAAACTGGGTTAAAAAGGGCGAGAAAAAAGTTATCGTTAAGGTGGTGGAAAGTAAAGTAAAAGTAAAAATTATAAAAAATGACGAAACCCTGGAAAAAGAAGTCAGTGAGGGCGAAGAATTAATTGTTGATATGACAAAACCGATTGAAGACACTGCAAAAAAAGTTCCTCTGCCAAAAGAAGAAACTGCGCAAGACGGATTTTATGCCTGGAACCGCCAAGAGGATAGTGAAAAATCTTATCCTCTCGGAGTTTTATCCGATACCACAGCGCCAGAAATAAATATCTCTGAACCTTTAGACGGAATCACAACAGAGTTGGTTCGCGTCGCTGTACGCGGCACGACCGAGACCGGAGCAAAAGTTTTTGTGAATGGCACCTTGGCGGAAAACAAAGACGGATCATTTGAAAAAATTATTGATTTGAAAGTCGGCGCGAATACAGTTGAAGTAAAAGCAAAAGATGACTCGGGAAACGCTACCACCAAAAAAATTACTGTCACAAGAAAAGGCGAAGCAGTCCAAGCCTCCCCTCTTTATCTCAAGGGTTGGGCTGATTCTGACGGCGTGCATCTTTCTTGGTCGCTTTCGGGAATTACCGCGCCAAAAGGATTTAAACTGGTAAAATCGCTCACGGCTTACCCGACTTATCCTGGCAACTCGGCGGTTTACCTAAATCCCGATGTCAGAAGCTATCTCTGGCAAATCAATGATGGAAAAACCTGGCATTTCAGAGTCTGCGTTTATGAAGGCGGGGCTTGCGGCACATACAGTAATGATTTAAAAATCACTGCAAAATCAAGCAGCGCGACAAACAACGAAATTTACGGGACATTGTCTTTGACCGGCTGGATAAAAACAGGAAAAATTGTTGCTCTCTCTTGGGCACTTTCTGGAAATTCCCCGTACGGATATAAATTGGTGAAATCCACAGAACCAAATCCTGTTTATCCCGGAAATGAATATGTTTACCTCTCTTCACCGGACTTGAAAGGAAGTTATGTCTGGGACATGAAAGAAGCCGGCACATATCACTTCCGCGTTTGTGCTTATAATGGAGGCGGCGGATGCGTCTTCTATAGCAATGACTACTCTATAACAGTGCAATAAAAAAATAAAAACATAAAAACACGACCCCAGTACCCGGGTCGTGTTTTTATTTTAAAATCTTTATTCTACTTTTCCCCAAAATTCGTCTGCTTCCTTTTCCATTTTGTCCAATCTTGTGTAATAATCCGAAAATTCATTTAAATGGGCTAGGGCGATTTTTCCTGTCATAAGCGCGTCATCGTTCGTGACATTGGTGTGCAAATCACGCGCACCATGCTCCAATTCAACATCCATTCCTCTTCTAAACTGCTCGATATCAAATTTACTCCAATCGATGCCCAACTCTTCTCCGATTTTTTTCGCCTCATCGGCGGTAAAATTTTCTTTAGCCATACTATTTTTTCTCCTTTCTATACATTAAATAACTATAACCTATTGTGATAATCGTGGTGATAACCACACTACCAATTAAAACAATAAAACTTACCATGCTGCCAAAAAAAGCGGCGACCAAGCTCGCCACGCCGGCAAAAATAAATACCTTGCCGCCGAAATCGTGCGTCTTTTTCCAATTTTCGTCAGAAACGAGGGTCCACGGCGTCTTGATGCCAATAAAAAAATTTCTTTTAAGCTGCGGCAATATCCATCCAATAAAACATAAAAGCAGGGAAAAAGGAATCGCAAACATCAAGCTTCCCTGTGGCGGACTAAAACGTATTGAAGAATAAAGCAAAAATATTTCTAAATAAATAAAGAAGAACGCCAAGAAAATTTTAAAATATAAATACGGCTTGGCAAATTTTTCATAATTTTTCCGGAACGGATCAATCGCCGGCAAAAAAGACATTAAAAGATACGCCGCGAGAGCAATTGTCGGCATTAAAAATAAATTGATATATTTTGAACCCCAGCCATCAACTTCTCCTCTTATATTCCAGTGTGTCGGCACTCGATCGGGCATATTCGGTGCCATATAAATTCCCACCGCAAAAATCGTAATAATAAACAAAACCATTAACCAGTCTACTTTTCCCCAAAGTTTCATAAACTTTAATTATTATTTAAAGTATCTTTCTGAAATTATATCACAAAATCATGTTTGACAAAAATCAAATAATATTTTAAATTTAAAATCCGGAAAGGAGGGGAAAAATGGAAGACGGAACGATGCTGCTCGACAGGGAAAAGCGGAAAGCGGAAATTGGCGGACGCCTCCAAGAATACGAGCGGGAAAATCCCGAAATCTGGCGAGTCATCCTCAGGGTTTTCAGAGTAGAAACGACCTACTCCAAATATGATTTCCTGGAGGCAATGTGGTCATTGTTCGAAGGTCTGCGAATGGTCACAGAACTGCTCGGACAACTACCACTGATCCCGGCCGAGTCAGCCGAAAGGGTCTGGACCGAACTGCACGAAGCGCCTTCCGACGTGCTAAACAGCGAGGACTTCGACCGTTTTCGCTGCATCATCGAGTTTGGTTTCAGGACAGCGCTAAATGCAGTAGTCCGGTCACCTGACATCAAGAAGCGGACCGAACGCATCTTCGCCATGATTCTCCGGATGGTTCAAATCGAACTGGACCGAAAACCAGACTGAAAAGGGAGGAATAGCAAAGAGGCACCGACACGGCAAGCCTCTTTTTTTATTTTTTTATTTTACCCTTGACAAAAAATAAAAATTAAATTAAGATTCATTGTTCCCCGGAAAGGAGAATTCCATGGAAACCACGAGCGCCGACAAGCGCCAAAATCCCGTTCAAAATCAGTTTGAGCGTCTGGTCGCTGCCTTGCGGATGGAAGAATCCGCCGTGGCCGACTGGCTCGAGGAAACGCGGGACGACTTGGCCGGTATTTTCGGCGAGACGGAACTTGCCCTGGCCTGGGAAAACATCTCTTTTCTCTCCTACATCTGGGTGATGCTCGGCACGATCGAAAAGATGAGGGAGAAGGGCCGGTTGCCCACGATCACCGTCAACTCCTACCTACAAGCCACTCGCGAGTGGAACGACCGGGAAATCCGCGCTCAACTGGAGTGTGAGATCCTCAAGGCCATGCAGACGTTCCAACGCGAATCTTACGAAGACTTCGAAACTCTCCTCAGCGGTTCTCCTTCCGAGAACCAGAGGGCAGAAAGCTGTTGCCGCGGGAAGCTAGCAAAGCTCCTGCGTTTGGTCAGACTCTCTCAGCAGTAAGAAAGGAGGCAAAACGAAAAGCATCCCCGCTTCACGAGGATGCTTCTTTTTTTATTTTTAAATTTAAGCAGCTCTTTTTCCCAGGGCGTTCTTAATTCTTTCTCTGCGAATGTCTTCCTTTTCTTGCTCTTCACGCGACATTTCTTTTACTTTCAACATTCTCATCGCAGCACCATAAACCCCTTCTTCAAATTTTTCCGGAGTAAGTGTTCCCTCGTCAAGTTGCTTGAGCCAAAATTCTTTGATACTAAGAGTAGCCATTTCTAATCTCTTAGGATCCCCTCCTTCTCTATCCAAAACCGACTTCACAAAATCTTCTGGACTCATTACCCCAGCAAGCAAACTACCAACGTCAGTTTCTCTTTCCGCTGCGGCGGCAGCGCCTTCGTGTTTTTGTTCCATATTTTTTTCTCCTCCCATTTTTTCGTATTCCGCCGCGACTTCCGGCGGAACTTCACCTTCTCTAAACATATTCAAAAAATTAATTTCTTAACACTAAATAATAACATAAATTCCAAATTTTGGCAAGATCCCCTAGGCGGCCTTTGTTTTTTTAGCTTTAGGTTTCTTTTCTTCCGGCTCTGCTATTTTAAACGCCGCCTCAACCCTCGCCCTTCCCTTCTGCGCTCTTATCCTTTTCCCTTTTTCACGGAGACCTTCAATTTTCGTCTTGATGCGCTCTTCCCTGGCGCGGCTTGCTGCGGCGCCTTTTTCAAGCCATTCATCTCCAGCCGCCTCTGTTTTCCCAATTTTTTGCCATTTCTTTAACGCATTTAAATCAACATTTTTAAATATTGGTTCTCCGTCCTTATCCGTTTTGCCGAGAAGCATTGTTTCTTTATTTTTACCAAAATTCACAACCGCCCAACCGGAATCCAACTTACCTGAATCATCTACCACTACAACCTTATCGCCGATCTTAAAGCCAGAATCACCCAAAAATTCCTGCGCCGGTATTGCTTCAAGTTCTTCTTCCTCGACCGACGGCAATTCCCTTTTCGCTTTTTTTCTTTTAACAAGGGAAACTGGTTCAACTTTTGCTTTTTCCATTTCTTCTTCGGCCGATTCAATAACTTCCTCGGCCAAAACCTCAACCGGTTTAATTTTCTCTATGGAGGGAGGCAATTTTTCTTCGTGCTCTTTGTCTATTGCCTCAAATTCTTCACCTGGCGGGAGGTCAACCATTTTCATTTTTTCTTCTTTCACCTTAAACAAACTATCCCTTTCCGCCTTAATTACACTACGCGTTTCTTCCATCTTTTCTTGCTCGTCCTTGAGTTTATCCGATTTAAAAAACTTTCCACTTTTTAAACCCTGTTCAATCTCTTCGTGACGGACGTCTTGCGCCCGCATCTGATCTTCTAAAAATTTAATTCTCTTATCAACCTCTTTTAATGAAGCTTTTTCATACTTCGTTTTTATCTTTTCGGATATTTCCTCGAGCAACGGTTTTTGTTCAAGAATTTCTACATCTTCAATTAAACCCGTCTTCGCTGCTTCCGCTTCTTGTTCAATTGCTGCCTCTTCTGCTTTGGCTTCCGCAATGGTCGGCGCGGCCTCTTCCACGCTCGCACCGGCGCGCGCCGCGCTTTCTAAAATTTTTTTAGGAATTTCCTGCCCTTTAGCTTTTACGTCACTAACTTCTGTTTTGGCAGCGGCTTCAATATCCTCCGCGGTTTCCTTACTCGCCTCCCTTTCCGCCTCTTCTTTTTCCATTTTCTCTTCCTGCTCAAAATAATCATTCATTCTCTCCCAATATTTCCCAATGCCAAATTGATTGAAAAATCTAGAAACAGATCCTGGTTTTTTTAACTTTTTTTCCTTACGGACCGCTTCAAATTCCTTTTGCTCTTCCGCGCGAATCTCGCTCGGTTTTTCAGCTTCTGTTTTAGCCTCTGCTTTTTTATATTTTTCTAATGTTTCATCTGATTCAAATTCTCTGGGTGACATAATTTTAAAAAATTAATTTAAATTTAAATTTTTGCGTATTTTTTCTATCTGCTCTGCCTCTATCTTTTTTATTGCCTTTTCCAAAACCGCCCTCTGGCGGCGCGATAATTTAAACATAATATCAGAGAACTTTTTATAAGCCTCCTCTGCTTTTAAAATTTTCTCTCGTGTGGATAAATTTTTTCCTTCAGCCATACGCTTGTGGATAGATCTTTTTATATATTCTATCATATTTTTAAAAATGAGTAAAAAAATCCGGCAGATGAAATATCCGCCGAACTAGATTTTGGAAGGCCATTCCCGAAATTCGATCTCAACCCATCCTTCATCTCCGCCCACTCCGCCCTCAATTGGCTTAACTCGGAGATAAATTGGAGCATTGCCGCCAGCCTGAATATCCGCGCAAACAAGACGAACGAGACACCGCGTAGTAAGCTCCGGATCGACGAACAGCAAGTAATCCAACGGCGGTGCGAAACGGACAAGGGACAGGCGATTTACGAGGTGCGAAAAGGCGATCTCTATCGCCCGACGAATTTCGCAGTTGATTTCCGGAAACTCTCGCGCGAGAATTTTCCTGACTTGTCTTCCTGAAAGGCCGCCCATTTCCTTACCTCCTTTTTTAGAAATGATTCGGATGACCACCCCCTTAATCGGAAATTAACAAAAAAGACGACTTTTGTCAATAACCGTCGCCCTTTTGTTAAAAATTATTTTAGTTGTTGCCTTTGTTATTGTAAATATTTCGCCTTATTTTCTTTGTGTTCTTCAAAATTTATGCTATAAATTGTCTGACCATCTTTCGCGTGCAAAAAATACCAATAGTCGTTTGCCTTGGGATAAATTGCCGCCCGAATTGCTTCTAGCCCGGGATTTCCGATCGGCCCCGCGGGCAAACCGCGATATTTGTAAGTATTATGTGGCGAATCAATTTTTAAATCATCAAGGCTCGGCTGAGTTTCGTATTTTCCGGTTGCGTAATTTACCGTAGCATCGGACTGGAGGGCAATTCCTTCATCAATTCTCCGCCAAAATATATCAGCGACCATAGCCATATCTTCTCCCCTCGCCTCTTTTTCAATGATTGACGCCATCGTTAAAATTTCAAAAATATTTTTTTTCTGTTTAGCAATTTCCGCTCGGAGATCGGCCGATAATTTTTTATCAAAATTATCCAACATTTTTTTGATGATATGTTTAGCAACGGCAATTCCTTCATCCTCACCGTTTAAAAATTCTGCCGGAAATTCTCTATAAATCCTATATGTATCCGGGAATAAATATCCTTCAAGCGTCGCGCCAGCCGGCCGATCACTCAAAAATTCGTAATTCTTAATTCCTGATTCATAATTATCTGCTGTTGCCAAAAAAATATCTTTAGAAACCACGCCTTCTCGTTCTAAATAATTTGCGATTTCCGTGTTGTTCCAGCCCTCGAGAATCTTTATGTCGCGTTCGTTTGTTTCACCGGCAGAAGTTAAGACTGGAACAATTTCCCAAACCCTCATATTCTGCCGCAGTTTATGTTCGCCGGCCTTAAAATCGCTTTGAACTTTTTTTAACCAAACGTAAGTTTCAAAAACAAATTTATTTTTAATAAAATTTTGTTCTTTCAAATGTTGGCTTATTTCATTAACCCCCTCGCCCTTTTCAATAACAAAAATTTTTTCCGCGGTATCCTCGGATGGAGACACAAAAATAAACCAACTAAAAGTGACCAAAACAATAAGAATTACCAAAAAAACAATTTTTTTCATACCCCGTTAGAAGTCTGCCACTCCAGAGCAGAACTTTTTAAAACAAATTAAATTATTTTTTGCCTAAACCCGGTTAGATGTTAAGAAAAAATTTAAAAAAATTTTTTCGCGGAGGACTTCTAACGGGGCATAATTGCTATAAATATTTTTTTAATCTCTTTTTCTCTAATCCATCTACAATTTTTTTAACCTCTCCCGCTCTGCCTTTCGAACAAACAAGCAACGCATCTTCAGTCAAAACAATCACGAGATCACTTAAACCGACTGCCGCGACTAACTTATTATCCGGACTATAAACCAAACAATTCTTTGTGTCAATTGAAATAACTTTTCCCCTTGTCACATTTCCATTTTTGTCGCCAGGAAGCATTTTCGAAATAATCTGCCATTTTCCCAAATCACTCCAAGTAAATTTTTCCGAAACAGCAACAGCAATTTTCGGCGCTCGATTTGTAATCGCCGTTTCAACGGAAATTTTTTCTAGTTTAACATAATTTTTTGAACTTCCTCCGGCTGCCAATTTTTCACAAACATCATACATTTTTGGCTGAAATTTTCTAAATAAATCAAGAATGGTTTTTAACTTCCAAACATACATTCCGGTATGATAAAAATATTTTCCTGACTTAATCAATTTTTTACAATAATTAATATCTGGTTTTTCAACCCAACCACCAACTTTAAAAATTCGCGCTCTTTTTTCTCCTCCTATTTTTTCCCCGATTTTTATATAACTGTATCCCGCGTCCGGACAAGTTGGTTTCGCCCCCGGCGTTACTATATAGTCAGGATTTTTTTCTAAAAATCTTTCCGCTGCCTGAAGCATCGCGCGAAAAGACGCGGCATTGGAAATATAATCATCAGAGGGTAAACTCGCAACAATTGCATTTTCTCCAAAACGACGCGCTAAAACACAACTTTCAAGACACATCGCCGGCCCGGTATTTCGCCCCGCCGATTCCAAAATCATATTTTTAACCGGCAACTCCCCTATTTCCTTCTTCAACCTGCGGATCATTTTTTGATTTAAAGAAATAAAAAGATCTTCTTTATTTTTAAGAAGCGGTTTTACGCGATTTACTGTGTCGCGGATAAGAGTATTTTCCCCAACCAAAGCCTGAAATTGTTTTGGGTTATTTTCGCGCGATGCCGGCCAAAGCCTTGTCCCCGATCCTCCTGCCCTAATTACGATTTTCATATTTTAAATATTTTTTTCCAATTAATTTTATTTACCGCATAAGCCGCGAGCCCCGCCAAAATTATTCCACCCAAAATATCTAATGGATAATGCACTCCAACATAAACCCTTGAAACGCTGACAAACGCCGCCAAAATTATTAAAACGGCACCCAATTTTCTGTTATAAAAATAAATTCCAAACGCCATAACAAAAGACAAAAATGTATGTGCCGAAGGAAATGATCCGTCGGATATTTTCCCTATCAACAAATTTACGTCATGAACGGAAAACGGGCGCGGCCGGAAATAAATTAAATTAATTATAATTTTTATAAGATAACTGAAAAATGCCGCCAAAATAATTTCTAAAATTATAATCGTGTCCGCGCGCCGATTATTTTTATTAAAAATCGTCCAGGCGATAATCACAAAAGCCATGGCAAAAATTAAATATTCAGCGCAAAAAATTCCGAAAAAATCCAACGGCCACCATCTCCCTGCCAGATTGTTTATAAGTTGGAATAAATAAAAATCCATAATCAATTTATTTTTGGCAACCGGGACAAAAGCTCGTCCCCCGCCCGGCCAATTTAATTGTTTTTACTTTCCCCTTGCAACTGATGCACGACTCTCCTCCGCGGCCGTAAATTTTTAGAAAGGGCATGTAGCTACCTTTTTCTCCCAGGGCGTTGACATAAGAGTCAACCGATGAACCACCTCGCGCGATCGCCGCGGAAAGAATTTTTCTAAGGCAAAAATAAAGATTTTTAATTTCCGACGCAGTCAAAGTAGAAACCTTTCTTCCTGGCAAAATTTTGGCGCAAAAACACGCTTCTTGCGCGTAAATATTTCCGATGCCGGCGATGAATTTCTGATCCATCAAAAGCGGTTTTATTTTTGCGTTCGGTTTTTTCCCTAGCAAATTTTTAAAATCTTCCACGGAAAATTTTTGATCAAGAATTTCTGGCCCGTAATTTTCTTTATCTAAAAAATTTTTTACCTCGTACGTTTCCATTAACTTCGCGTAACCGAAAAGACGAAAATCATAATGTTTCAATTCATGGTCGTCGGAAAAAGTATAAATAATATGCGGCTTACCAATCCCCTCTTTTCCATTATAAATCAGCTGCCCCGTCATTTTTAAATGAATTACAATACTCCGACTATTGGACAAATCTAAAATTAAAATTTTAGCTCGCCTTCTTAAATCCGTAATACTCGCTCCAATAATATTTTTTCTAAATTCCCTTACTGGCACATTGACCATTCTCGCCAGCCTCACTTCAACGGATTTTATTTTTTTACCTTTTATTTTAGCAAGTAATTGTCTTCTTATTGTTTCTACTTCTGGCAACTCAGGCATAAAAAAATTTAATTAACTGAAGAATTATTTAAAATTCTCATCTCTTTTTTATGTCTAGTGATAAAAATAAATTTTACTAACTCAATCAACAAAAGATTTATCAATCCCAAGAATAATATAATTCCCCAGTCGCGGATACCTAATGGCACAGTTCTCAAAACTTTTTGAAAAAAAGGAACATAAAGTGCGATGAAAAACATTAAAAAACCAAAAATCACAGAAATATTTAAAAATTTATTTTTAAAAGGGTTCATGTGCCAAAGAGAAAACCTTAAACTTCTGCAACTCCAAACATAAAATAATGAATTAATCCCAAGCCCCACGAATACAATCGTCCTTGTATATTCAATGTCTTGGTATATTTCCCAAAAATAATAAAATAAACCAAAAAGTAACAGATCTGTAAAAATTCCTATAACAAAAATTATAATTTTCATTTCCGCATTTAAAATATTTTCTGTCTTTTTTCTCGGTTTTTCCCGCATCAATCCTCTTTCTTCTGGCTCAAAAGAAAGAGCAATGGACGGCAAACCATCTTCAATTAAATTAACCCAAAGAATTTGCGCCGCCAAAACCGGCAATGGCAGCCCCAAAAGCAAACTTCCACCAACCAAAATCATCTCCGTAAAACTATCAGACAAAAGGTATGTAATAACTTTTCTGATATTTTCAAAAATTGCCCGCCCTTGCTTAACTGCTTTGACAATAGTAGCAAAATTATCATCCAAAAGAACCATATCCGAAACTTCTTTTGCTACCTCTGTTCCAGAGCCAAGCGCAACTCCTATGTCTGCTTTTTTGAGGGCCGGAGCGTCGTTTACTCCGTCGCCAGTCATAGCGACCACTTCACCCTTTTTCTGCCACGCTTCAATAATTCTCATTTTATGTTGCGGCAGAACGCGAGCATAAACATTAACTTGCCTCAATATTGAATTAAACTTTTCATCATTCATTTTATCTAAATCCTTGCCTTCTAAGATATTCTCTTCCCCCGCCGGCAAGCCGATTTCTTGGGCAATCGTTTTTGCAGTCAATCTATGATCACCAGTGATAAGAATCGGTCTAATCCCAGCTTTTTTGCACGCCTCCATTGTGTCTCTTGCCTCTTGCCGTAAAGGATCTTTCAGGGCGACCAAACCAACTAAAACCAAATCTTTTAATTCCTCGAGATTTCCATCTTCCTTGTAGGCAACAGCCAAAAGCCTAAGTCCTTTTTGAGTTAAATCATCAATTTCTTTCTCAAAATTTTTAATTCTATCCCCGCTGAATTTTTCTTTTTCGCCGTTAACCTCCAACCACCCAGACATTTCTAATACCACTTCCGGCGCCCCCTTTATAAAAATAACTTTTGAATTTCCGACGGCGTGTAACGTCGCCATATATTTTTTTTCTTCATCAAAAGGAATTTCATCAATTCTTGGTTTTTGTTTTTCAATTTCTTCTTTCCGCAAACCGGTTTGAAGAGCCGCTAAAAGCAACGCTTGTTCCGTGGCATCACCTAAAATAACTAAATTTTCTAATTCTTCTTCTGGATTTTGAATAACTGCGTTATTACACAAAAGACCAATCTCTAAAACCCTAATTCTTGATTTCTCGCTTTTACTTTCAGTAAAAATATGATCCACCATCATT is part of the Patescibacteria group bacterium genome and harbors:
- the mutM gene encoding bifunctional DNA-formamidopyrimidine glycosylase/DNA-(apurinic or apyrimidinic site) lyase: MPELPEVETIRRQLLAKIKGKKIKSVEVRLARMVNVPVREFRKNIIGASITDLRRRAKILILDLSNSRSIVIHLKMTGQLIYNGKEGIGKPHIIYTFSDDHELKHYDFRLFGYAKLMETYEVKNFLDKENYGPEILDQKFSVEDFKNLLGKKPNAKIKPLLMDQKFIAGIGNIYAQEACFCAKILPGRKVSTLTASEIKNLYFCLRKILSAAIARGGSSVDSYVNALGEKGSYMPFLKIYGRGGESCISCKGKVKTIKLAGRGTSFCPGCQK
- a CDS encoding HAD-IC family P-type ATPase, with the translated sequence MWHSLEIKEVLTKLNVSEDGLDKTEAAQRLEKIGPNKLPEEKKLTQLQIFFNQFKSPLVYILLVAAIITIFLDEFIDTGVILAAVLLNTIVGFFQEVKAEKTIERLRMMIEHKARVIRNGKEMEINAEELVPGDIILVEAGDKITADARLVEAHNLQIIEAPLTGESAPSNKDVKILAAGTVLADRENIVYMGTNVVRGRGKAVVIETGVRTELGKIALMVKEAGEEKTPLQKQLSKFSKWLAVVFSVLCLCIFLFGIVQGRPFIEIFLTAVAVAVAAIPEGLLVALTVILAIGMQRILKERALVRKLVAAETLGSVSVICSDKTGTITLGKMMVDHIFTESKSEKSRIRVLEIGLLCNNAVIQNPEEELENLVILGDATEQALLLAALQTGLRKEEIEKQKPRIDEIPFDEEKKYMATLHAVGNSKVIFIKGAPEVVLEMSGWLEVNGEKEKFSGDRIKNFEKEIDDLTQKGLRLLAVAYKEDGNLEELKDLVLVGLVALKDPLRQEARDTMEACKKAGIRPILITGDHRLTAKTIAQEIGLPAGEENILEGKDLDKMNDEKFNSILRQVNVYARVLPQHKMRIIEAWQKKGEVVAMTGDGVNDAPALKKADIGVALGSGTEVAKEVSDMVLLDDNFATIVKAVKQGRAIFENIRKVITYLLSDSFTEMILVGGSLLLGLPLPVLAAQILWVNLIEDGLPSIALSFEPEERGLMREKPRKKTENILNAEMKIIIFVIGIFTDLLLFGLFYYFWEIYQDIEYTRTIVFVGLGINSLFYVWSCRSLRFSLWHMNPFKNKFLNISVIFGFLMFFIALYVPFFQKVLRTVPLGIRDWGIILFLGLINLLLIELVKFIFITRHKKEMRILNNSSVN